One window of Mucilaginibacter inviolabilis genomic DNA carries:
- the lgt gene encoding prolipoprotein diacylglyceryl transferase, with product MLLSTHLNICGYITWNPNPNIFDLGFYALRWYSVLFLGGFIWSYLIIKQRFKSALINPYLLEKLTIYIIAGTLIGARLGHCLFYDWEYYHSHLIEIILPFQFAPTFKVTGYQGLASHGGGIGIFIALWLYHRKYQKYINLLWVMDQLALVVPLAGCCIRLGNLMNSEIIGRPTEVSWAFIFVREDSIPRHPAQLYEALAYIGIFIILNLVTRYRSLKNGFLLGLFLALVFTARFLLEGLKEDQAAFEAHMSLNMGQLLSIPFIVAGVILMIIKSGKNTVMPNKIETI from the coding sequence ATTTAAACATCTGCGGGTACATTACCTGGAACCCTAATCCCAACATTTTTGACCTTGGCTTTTATGCCCTGCGTTGGTATTCTGTTTTATTTTTAGGTGGCTTTATATGGAGTTACCTCATCATTAAACAACGTTTTAAAAGCGCTCTTATTAATCCTTATCTTCTTGAAAAACTTACTATTTATATAATAGCCGGCACGCTGATTGGCGCCCGGTTAGGTCATTGCTTGTTTTATGACTGGGAGTATTATCATTCGCATCTGATAGAAATAATTTTGCCTTTTCAGTTTGCTCCAACTTTCAAAGTCACTGGTTATCAGGGCCTGGCCAGCCACGGTGGTGGCATTGGTATATTTATAGCACTTTGGCTTTATCATCGCAAATATCAAAAGTATATAAACCTGCTATGGGTTATGGATCAACTGGCTTTAGTTGTTCCGCTGGCTGGATGTTGTATTAGATTAGGAAACCTCATGAATTCTGAAATTATCGGGCGCCCAACGGAGGTGAGCTGGGCATTTATTTTTGTCAGGGAGGATAGTATTCCCCGGCACCCGGCGCAGCTTTATGAAGCATTGGCATACATTGGTATCTTTATCATTTTAAACTTAGTAACCAGATACCGGTCATTAAAAAATGGTTTTCTGTTGGGTTTATTTCTGGCTCTAGTGTTTACGGCCAGATTCCTGTTAGAAGGCCTGAAGGAAGATCAGGCAGCGTTTGAGGCTCATATGTCACTAAATATGGGGCAATTATTAAGCATTCCTTTTATTGTAGCAGGCGTGATTTTAATGATCATTAAAAGCGGTAAGAATACTGTAATGCCTAACAAGATTGAAACCATATAA
- a CDS encoding S46 family peptidase: MNKLKLMIAMFILPLIFMEGAKADEGMWIPMLIGKNYDQMKKQGFKLTPEDLYNINKASIKDAIVSLGGGFCTGEVVSNKGLVFTNHHCGYEAISANSTPQNDILDNGFYAKSYAEEKPIPGLFVQFLVRMEDVTPQVKAALQGTTEANRGEKLEEVKNQLIADATKSTGYEGAVKDFFDGNQYFLYLYETYNDVRLVGAPPQSIGKFGGDTDNWEWPRHTGDFSIFRIYSGKDGKPASYSTDNVPLLPKKFLPVSIKGVKNGDFAMVYGYPGHTDRFLTSNGVRLATEETNPVIVKLRDIRLKAWKEEMNKSVDTRLKLSSKYAEIANYWKYFIGQTEQLKQLNIYDQKLKEEAEFTQWAADKPAYAGLMDSYKKLYAAYEPYAVHRTFVEEGLLAPGFVYNTLVTYNILRGIAARKDDAKAVEELKKDLKEVNDSYLSNYNEIADKKIFAQIMATYYAGVPKDQHPQFIEDIVKKYQGTTIEESFTKFADELWSKSIVINPDKFKAFMQNPSIEALGNDPACQYARQVSPRAYARNAFGSKVSDFEEQKEKLDKIYLQALLEKNQGRLMYPDANSTMRISYGNVQDYASKDGKHYNITTNLDEVMKKYKPGDSEFDLPSSLIDAYNKKDFGQYAVDGTVPVCFITNDDITGGNSGSPVINGSGELIGLAFDGNWEAMSGDIAFDKKYKRTICVDIRYVLWCMDKLGHADNLISELDIHKN; this comes from the coding sequence ATGAATAAACTTAAATTAATGATTGCCATGTTCATACTCCCACTTATTTTTATGGAGGGAGCTAAGGCAGATGAGGGGATGTGGATACCTATGCTAATAGGTAAAAACTATGATCAGATGAAAAAACAGGGTTTTAAACTAACTCCTGAAGATCTGTATAATATTAACAAGGCTAGTATTAAGGATGCCATAGTTTCGTTGGGTGGTGGTTTTTGTACAGGTGAAGTAGTGTCTAACAAAGGCCTGGTTTTTACCAATCACCATTGTGGTTACGAGGCGATATCTGCCAATTCAACCCCTCAGAATGATATTCTGGATAATGGTTTTTATGCTAAAAGTTATGCTGAGGAGAAACCGATACCAGGATTGTTTGTGCAGTTTTTGGTGAGGATGGAAGATGTAACACCTCAAGTAAAAGCCGCTTTACAAGGTACTACAGAAGCCAACCGTGGAGAAAAGCTGGAAGAGGTTAAGAATCAGTTGATAGCTGATGCTACGAAGAGTACGGGCTATGAGGGTGCTGTAAAAGATTTTTTTGACGGCAACCAATATTTTCTGTACCTGTATGAAACGTATAATGATGTTCGCCTGGTGGGTGCTCCGCCTCAATCCATAGGTAAATTTGGAGGCGATACGGACAATTGGGAATGGCCAAGGCATACCGGCGATTTTTCCATTTTCAGAATTTACAGCGGTAAAGACGGTAAACCCGCTTCTTATTCTACTGATAACGTGCCATTGCTGCCTAAAAAATTCCTGCCGGTATCTATCAAAGGCGTTAAAAATGGCGATTTTGCTATGGTGTACGGATACCCCGGCCATACAGATAGATTCCTGACATCAAATGGTGTTAGGTTGGCTACAGAGGAGACCAACCCGGTAATAGTAAAGTTGCGTGATATCCGCCTTAAAGCCTGGAAAGAGGAGATGAATAAAAGTGTAGATACCCGCCTTAAACTATCGTCAAAATATGCGGAGATAGCCAACTATTGGAAGTACTTTATTGGCCAGACAGAGCAACTAAAGCAGTTGAATATTTATGATCAAAAGCTGAAAGAGGAAGCCGAGTTTACGCAATGGGCTGCTGATAAACCGGCTTATGCAGGTTTAATGGACAGTTATAAGAAATTATATGCTGCTTATGAGCCTTATGCTGTTCACCGCACTTTTGTAGAGGAAGGTTTGCTGGCCCCTGGCTTTGTTTATAATACGCTGGTTACCTATAATATTTTAAGGGGCATTGCGGCTCGTAAGGACGACGCCAAAGCTGTTGAGGAGCTTAAGAAGGATTTGAAAGAGGTGAATGATAGCTATTTAAGTAACTATAATGAAATAGCAGATAAAAAGATCTTCGCGCAGATTATGGCTACTTATTATGCAGGTGTTCCCAAAGATCAGCATCCACAGTTTATAGAAGACATTGTTAAGAAATATCAGGGAACCACCATTGAAGAATCATTTACAAAATTTGCCGATGAACTTTGGAGTAAGAGCATTGTAATCAACCCGGATAAATTTAAAGCGTTTATGCAAAACCCCTCTATCGAAGCATTGGGTAACGACCCGGCGTGTCAATATGCCAGGCAGGTGAGCCCCCGGGCTTATGCCCGTAACGCCTTTGGTTCAAAGGTGAGCGATTTTGAAGAACAAAAGGAAAAACTGGATAAGATATACCTGCAGGCCTTACTTGAGAAAAATCAAGGCCGTTTAATGTATCCGGATGCTAACTCAACCATGCGTATTAGCTATGGTAATGTGCAGGATTATGCTTCAAAGGATGGTAAACACTATAATATTACCACTAATTTGGATGAGGTAATGAAAAAGTATAAGCCTGGCGATAGTGAATTTGATCTGCCATCGTCGCTAATTGATGCATATAATAAAAAAGATTTCGGGCAATACGCTGTTGATGGAACCGTGCCGGTATGTTTTATCACCAATGATGATATTACAGGTGGAAATTCGGGTTCGCCGGTTATAAATGGTAGCGGTGAACTGATTGGTTTGGCGTTTGATGGTAACTGGGAAGCCATGAGCGGAGATATCGCATTCGACAAGAAATACAAAAGAACCATTTGTGTTGACATCCGCTATGTGTTATGGTGTATGGATAAGTTGGGCCATGCTGATAACCTGATCAGTGAACTGGATATTCATAAAAACTAA
- a CDS encoding NAD(P)/FAD-dependent oxidoreductase: MKNKVMNNFETDFEVIIIGGSYAGLSAATSLARALRKVLVIDSGRPCNQQTPHSHNFLTRDGEMPVAITQIALEQLMMYDTVKLIADTAIDAIAKEDGFHILTQSGKRYIAKKLLFATGIKDIMPELPGFAACWGISVIHCPYCHGYEVRQQPTGILGNGDVGYEYAKLINNWTKDLTLFTNGVSTLSVEQVKELRLCNINIEENRIREIVHENGQLKGISLENDEMYLIDALYHRPVFIQHCDLPVKLGCDLTDAGYINVDGFGRTNIPGVYAAGDNTMPMRAVSMSVALGTAAGAFINKDLIDNSYI; this comes from the coding sequence ATGAAGAATAAAGTGATGAATAATTTCGAAACAGATTTTGAGGTAATAATTATAGGGGGCAGCTACGCCGGACTTTCTGCGGCAACTTCCTTAGCACGGGCCCTACGCAAAGTTTTAGTGATTGATTCTGGCAGACCATGCAACCAGCAAACCCCACATTCGCATAATTTTTTAACTCGTGACGGCGAGATGCCAGTAGCTATTACCCAAATAGCTCTTGAACAGCTCATGATGTACGACACAGTTAAGCTGATTGCTGATACGGCTATAGATGCTATAGCAAAAGAAGATGGTTTTCACATACTGACCCAGTCTGGCAAAAGGTATATTGCAAAGAAACTGCTTTTTGCTACAGGTATAAAGGATATTATGCCCGAACTACCAGGTTTTGCCGCATGTTGGGGGATTTCTGTAATACATTGTCCTTATTGTCATGGTTACGAGGTTCGTCAGCAACCAACAGGTATTTTGGGAAACGGCGATGTGGGGTATGAATATGCTAAGCTTATTAATAACTGGACAAAAGATCTTACACTTTTTACCAATGGCGTATCAACATTGAGTGTTGAGCAGGTGAAAGAACTACGGTTGTGCAATATTAATATAGAAGAAAACCGGATCAGGGAAATCGTACATGAAAATGGTCAGCTTAAAGGTATATCACTAGAAAATGATGAGATGTACCTGATAGATGCCTTATATCACCGGCCAGTCTTTATACAGCATTGCGATCTACCGGTGAAATTGGGATGTGATCTGACAGATGCTGGTTATATTAATGTAGATGGTTTCGGTCGTACCAATATCCCGGGGGTTTATGCAGCTGGTGATAATACTATGCCCATGCGTGCAGTATCTATGTCCGTGGCCTTGGGAACTGCGGCAGGCGCATTTATCAATAAAGATCTAATAGACAATAGCTATATTTGA
- a CDS encoding sugar porter family MFS transporter encodes MNRVTVPENNETAKPSKVYLYLVCLVAALGGFLFGFDTAVISGTVSLVKHDFGLNAVSEGWFVSCALLGCIIGVSLSGKLIDKYGRKIVLIISAVLFLVSALGCMLSDSFTVLIVFRLIGGLGIGVASMVSPLYISEFSPSRFRGMMVSLYQLALTVGIVLAYFSNAYLANHTTDVFNNADINKIFSVEVWRGMLGLGALPAGIFLICLFFVPESPRWLLLKGQEQRAEAVLIKIDGIKAAQKEIDAFKTLDSNNDDGSIKELFAPVYRKALWIGLLLPFLSQVCGINAVIYYGPRILEQAGFTLNNALGGQVTIGLVNVIFTFVAIFTIDIWGRRPLLFAGIGGAVISLLIIGVLFALGITTGPWILVFILTFISCFAFSFGPVCWVVVGEIFPNAIRGKAMALATLSLWIGNFLVGQLTPVMLEGLGSAWTFWLFALCCSPALWLTFKLIPETKGRSLENIETFWKQTYIPNGK; translated from the coding sequence ATGAATAGAGTAACTGTTCCTGAAAATAATGAGACCGCAAAACCAAGCAAGGTCTATCTGTATCTGGTATGTCTTGTGGCTGCTCTCGGTGGTTTTTTATTTGGTTTTGATACTGCTGTAATTTCGGGAACGGTAAGCCTGGTTAAACATGACTTTGGGTTAAACGCGGTTAGTGAAGGTTGGTTTGTAAGCTGTGCGCTGTTGGGTTGTATCATAGGCGTAAGCCTTTCTGGTAAACTGATCGACAAATATGGCCGCAAGATCGTGCTGATCATTTCGGCAGTGCTTTTCCTGGTATCGGCTTTGGGCTGTATGTTGTCTGATTCATTTACTGTTTTAATTGTGTTCCGGCTAATTGGAGGTTTGGGTATAGGTGTAGCCTCCATGGTATCGCCTTTGTATATTTCTGAATTCTCACCCTCACGTTTCCGAGGAATGATGGTATCATTATATCAGCTCGCCTTAACTGTTGGTATTGTGCTGGCTTATTTTTCGAACGCTTACTTGGCAAATCATACAACAGATGTATTTAACAATGCTGATATCAACAAAATATTTTCGGTAGAAGTTTGGCGGGGCATGCTGGGATTGGGTGCATTGCCAGCGGGTATATTTTTGATCTGTTTGTTTTTTGTACCCGAATCGCCACGGTGGTTATTATTAAAAGGACAGGAGCAGAGAGCAGAAGCGGTACTTATAAAAATTGATGGTATAAAAGCGGCGCAGAAAGAAATAGATGCCTTTAAAACACTGGATAGCAATAATGATGACGGTTCTATTAAAGAGCTATTCGCTCCGGTTTACCGTAAGGCTTTGTGGATAGGCTTGCTGTTACCGTTCTTATCGCAAGTATGTGGTATCAACGCGGTTATCTACTACGGCCCCAGAATTTTGGAACAGGCGGGTTTTACGCTTAATAATGCCCTTGGCGGGCAAGTAACTATAGGGCTGGTTAACGTAATATTTACTTTTGTGGCTATTTTTACTATTGATATATGGGGGCGCAGGCCTTTGCTGTTTGCAGGTATTGGTGGCGCGGTTATTTCATTGCTCATTATCGGGGTGCTGTTTGCACTCGGAATAACTACCGGACCGTGGATATTGGTCTTTATACTCACCTTTATATCCTGTTTCGCGTTCTCTTTTGGGCCGGTTTGCTGGGTGGTTGTAGGCGAAATATTTCCTAATGCTATCAGGGGAAAGGCGATGGCTTTGGCTACCTTATCATTGTGGATAGGTAATTTTTTAGTAGGACAGTTAACCCCTGTTATGTTGGAAGGTTTAGGATCTGCATGGACCTTTTGGCTGTTTGCGCTCTGTTGCTCGCCAGCATTGTGGCTTACTTTTAAACTTATTCCCGAAACCAAGGGGCGCTCATTGGAAAATATCGAAACCTTCTGGAAACAAACTTATATCCCAAACGGTAAATAA
- a CDS encoding class I mannose-6-phosphate isomerase → MNSNLTPELNKTSYQQFRKTSQFLMPVSLNNNIEQDEYNIYPVCSLGGGKIFNGYHSLAQYIIEKQTVIIDGYVGVLWNTIKTSLSEYFIADGLTVNWVETSAYLKSQHEIEALVEPFLGARDAVWGTKCTLSLHDLFELDKLTVQSPNKTVDINIVMGSGATLSNWDAPIIYIDLPKNELQFRMRAGAITNLGAAQADEPLYMYKRFYFVDWVLLNNHKKQVLDQISVIADGQWPDDINWMYKTDFTDGLSRLGQSVIRVRPWFEPGAWGGHWIREHIKNINKDVVNYAWSFELIVPENGLVFESDGYLLEVSFDFLMFNNQQQVLGIHAQKFGYEFPIRFDFLDTYDGGNLSIQCHPSLKYIQDNFGETITQDETYYILDCKDTAEVYLGFQENIQPEEFKSVLEASQRENKEVEITNYVQAHAAKKHDLFLIPNGTVHSAGANNLVLEISATPYIFTFKMYDWLRLDLDGNPRPINIEHAFNNLNFDRKGEKVPVELISKQEVIRQGEGWQLVHVPTHQEHFYDVHRIEFDKEIIIETHNQCHIMMLVEGSAITIKTANGTEQTFAYAETFVVPAAAQSYTLINLGKNRAKVIKAFLK, encoded by the coding sequence ATGAACTCTAATCTAACTCCCGAGTTGAACAAAACCAGCTACCAACAGTTTCGAAAAACTTCGCAGTTTTTAATGCCTGTAAGCTTAAATAATAATATAGAACAAGATGAATATAATATTTACCCTGTATGTTCATTAGGAGGAGGAAAGATTTTTAACGGATATCATTCGTTAGCTCAGTACATCATCGAAAAACAAACGGTGATTATTGATGGTTACGTCGGCGTTTTGTGGAATACCATAAAGACATCGTTGAGTGAGTATTTTATAGCCGATGGATTAACGGTTAATTGGGTAGAAACTTCGGCGTATTTAAAGTCTCAGCATGAAATTGAGGCTTTGGTAGAACCCTTTTTGGGTGCCCGGGATGCGGTTTGGGGAACCAAATGTACATTATCTCTTCATGACCTGTTTGAGTTGGATAAGTTAACGGTGCAATCACCCAATAAAACAGTAGATATTAATATAGTGATGGGCTCTGGAGCGACATTAAGCAACTGGGATGCGCCGATAATTTATATAGATCTGCCTAAAAATGAATTGCAATTCAGGATGAGGGCGGGGGCTATAACCAATTTAGGTGCTGCCCAAGCTGATGAGCCTCTTTACATGTACAAGCGGTTTTATTTTGTTGATTGGGTTTTATTAAATAATCATAAAAAGCAGGTACTTGATCAGATAAGCGTTATTGCCGATGGACAATGGCCCGATGATATTAACTGGATGTACAAAACTGATTTTACTGATGGCCTGAGTCGCCTTGGTCAATCGGTTATCAGGGTTAGGCCCTGGTTTGAGCCGGGGGCATGGGGAGGGCATTGGATACGTGAGCACATCAAAAATATCAATAAAGATGTGGTTAACTATGCCTGGTCTTTTGAACTGATTGTACCGGAGAATGGTTTAGTGTTTGAAAGTGATGGTTATTTACTCGAGGTATCTTTTGATTTCCTGATGTTCAATAACCAGCAACAGGTGCTGGGAATACACGCGCAAAAGTTTGGCTACGAGTTTCCTATTCGTTTTGATTTTCTGGATACTTATGATGGTGGTAACTTGTCTATCCAGTGTCACCCTTCACTAAAATATATACAGGATAACTTTGGTGAAACCATAACCCAAGATGAGACCTATTACATACTGGATTGTAAAGATACGGCTGAGGTTTATCTTGGTTTTCAGGAGAACATCCAACCTGAAGAATTCAAATCGGTATTGGAAGCCAGTCAGCGTGAAAACAAAGAAGTAGAGATTACGAATTATGTGCAGGCCCATGCAGCCAAAAAACACGATCTATTCCTGATCCCAAATGGTACAGTGCATAGTGCAGGAGCTAATAATTTGGTACTGGAGATCAGCGCCACGCCATATATATTCACCTTTAAGATGTATGATTGGCTAAGGCTTGACCTTGACGGTAACCCACGCCCCATTAACATTGAGCACGCCTTTAATAATCTAAATTTTGACCGGAAAGGCGAAAAAGTTCCGGTGGAGCTTATTTCCAAACAAGAGGTTATCCGGCAGGGCGAAGGTTGGCAATTGGTGCATGTCCCCACGCATCAGGAGCATTTTTATGATGTACACCGGATAGAGTTTGACAAAGAGATCATCATTGAAACCCATAATCAGTGTCATATAATGATGTTGGTTGAAGGATCGGCCATTACCATAAAAACAGCCAACGGAACAGAACAAACTTTTGCTTACGCCGAAACTTTTGTAGTACCGGCAGCGGCACAATCTTATACGTTAATCAATCTGGGTAAAAATCGTGCTAAAGTGATCAAAGCTTTTTTAAAATGA
- a CDS encoding GntR family transcriptional regulator, which translates to MKYAIDHKSPIPLHVQAEALLRTLIAEEEYQEGKLLPNEVDLAKKLAISRTTLRQAINKLVFEGLLVRKKRFGTKVAQAAVSSKSNNWLSFSQEMALRGIPIKNFELHVTWVFPDEALAKFFEIKTDRKILKMERVRGRTDEPFVYFASYFHPRVGLTGDEDFKRPLYEMLEQDHSVIATLSKEEISAKSANTSIAEKLRIAVGSPVLFRKRFVFDQGERPIEYNLGYYKADSFVYTVESTR; encoded by the coding sequence ATGAAATACGCGATAGATCATAAAAGCCCTATTCCTTTACACGTGCAGGCCGAGGCCTTATTAAGAACGTTGATAGCAGAGGAAGAGTACCAGGAGGGCAAACTTTTGCCCAATGAGGTTGATTTGGCCAAAAAATTGGCTATATCGCGCACCACCTTAAGGCAAGCTATCAACAAATTGGTTTTTGAAGGATTACTGGTACGCAAAAAAAGGTTTGGCACCAAGGTTGCGCAGGCTGCGGTTAGCTCAAAATCAAACAACTGGTTAAGTTTTTCGCAGGAAATGGCATTACGGGGCATTCCCATTAAAAATTTCGAGCTGCATGTTACCTGGGTTTTCCCGGATGAAGCACTTGCCAAATTCTTTGAAATAAAAACCGATCGCAAAATATTAAAAATGGAACGGGTAAGGGGCCGTACCGATGAGCCATTTGTTTATTTTGCTTCTTATTTCCATCCCCGTGTTGGCCTTACCGGCGATGAGGATTTTAAGAGACCACTATACGAAATGTTAGAACAGGATCACTCTGTTATAGCCACCTTATCCAAAGAAGAGATCAGCGCAAAATCAGCCAATACTTCTATTGCCGAGAAACTGCGGATAGCCGTTGGCAGCCCGGTACTATTCAGAAAAAGATTTGTTTTTGACCAGGGAGAGCGGCCAATTGAATACAACCTGGGTTACTACAAGGCGGATAGCTTTGTATACACCGTAGAGAGCACCCGGTAA
- a CDS encoding aldehyde dehydrogenase (NADP(+)) has product MANPFKEASVDEINQVMQRSYAAFGIYRKKSIEEKSNFLDTIAQEIEALGDALLQKASEETNLPIARLTGERARTTGQLRMFATMLREGSWVEATIDTAKPERTPQPKPDLRKMLIPLGPVVVFGASNFPFAYSTAGGDTSSALAAGCSVVVKAHPAHAETSEMVYGAIKKAIAACHMPADVFQHVHGTSFESGKALVQAPPTAAVGFTGSTAGGKALFEYSAQRENPIPVFSEMGSINPVIFLPDTLQKNTADLAAQYAGSITLGMGQFCTNPGLMLAVESPVLHEFLEHLSTGIKTVQPAKMLHAGIHTAYQKKSTAALKQDGVSLVQQAEATAYDIEALPIIAKVSGETFLQNPLLHEEVFGPYSLLVSCRDEQELIAVLKSVSGQLTTTIMGTEKDLTDHPELIDLLPSIAGRILFNGVPTGVEVCAAMVHGGPSPATTDSRFTAVGINAVKRWVRPVCYQNWPDSQLPQALQNANPLGIWRMVDNGWKR; this is encoded by the coding sequence ATGGCCAACCCATTCAAAGAAGCGAGTGTCGACGAAATAAACCAGGTAATGCAGCGTTCGTACGCTGCGTTCGGGATCTACCGAAAAAAAAGCATCGAAGAAAAAAGCAATTTTCTGGATACCATAGCCCAGGAGATTGAGGCGTTGGGCGATGCCCTGTTGCAAAAAGCATCCGAAGAAACTAACTTGCCCATAGCCCGCCTCACCGGCGAACGCGCCCGTACAACGGGACAACTGCGCATGTTTGCCACCATGCTGCGTGAAGGCAGCTGGGTAGAAGCCACTATTGATACCGCAAAGCCAGAACGTACTCCCCAGCCCAAACCCGATCTGCGAAAAATGCTGATCCCCCTGGGTCCGGTAGTAGTTTTTGGGGCCAGTAATTTTCCTTTCGCCTATTCCACTGCGGGGGGTGACACCTCCAGTGCGCTGGCCGCGGGTTGTTCTGTGGTAGTAAAAGCCCATCCTGCCCATGCCGAAACTTCCGAAATGGTATACGGCGCTATAAAAAAAGCCATTGCTGCCTGTCATATGCCTGCCGATGTTTTTCAGCATGTACATGGCACCTCGTTCGAGAGCGGCAAGGCTCTTGTACAGGCACCACCTACAGCAGCTGTAGGTTTTACCGGTTCAACCGCGGGTGGCAAAGCCCTGTTTGAATACTCGGCACAAAGAGAAAATCCTATTCCTGTTTTTTCTGAAATGGGCAGCATTAACCCGGTGATATTTTTACCGGATACCCTGCAAAAAAACACAGCCGATCTGGCCGCACAATATGCAGGTTCCATTACCTTGGGCATGGGACAGTTTTGTACCAATCCCGGCCTGATGCTGGCGGTGGAAAGCCCGGTCCTGCATGAGTTTCTGGAACATTTAAGCACGGGCATCAAAACCGTACAGCCTGCTAAAATGCTGCACGCCGGTATCCATACCGCTTATCAAAAGAAAAGCACTGCGGCACTTAAGCAGGATGGGGTAAGCCTGGTTCAACAAGCCGAAGCAACAGCGTACGATATAGAAGCATTGCCTATCATTGCCAAAGTAAGCGGCGAAACATTTCTGCAAAACCCGCTGCTGCACGAGGAAGTTTTTGGCCCTTACTCGCTCCTGGTAAGCTGCCGCGACGAGCAGGAACTGATAGCCGTTTTAAAGTCGGTATCGGGCCAGCTTACCACTACGATAATGGGTACCGAAAAGGACCTGACTGACCATCCCGAGCTGATCGATCTCCTGCCATCCATTGCTGGTCGTATATTGTTTAATGGTGTGCCTACCGGGGTGGAGGTTTGTGCCGCTATGGTTCATGGAGGTCCTTCGCCTGCCACTACCGATAGTCGCTTTACTGCCGTGGGTATTAATGCCGTTAAACGCTGGGTTCGCCCGGTATGCTACCAGAACTGGCCCGATAGTCAGCTACCGCAAGCGCTGCAGAATGCCAATCCGCTGGGTATTTGGCGTATGGTGGATAATGGGTGGAAGAGATAA
- a CDS encoding LysR family transcriptional regulator, whose translation MVNLEWYRTFKAIYETGTLTGAAEALYVSQPGVSLHLGSLEAYVGYKLFDRTSRKMVSTERGKILYNYIQEALEKLESAEKHFHRSTEKDTPTISIGMCFETFQITLEPYLATLPFNVIIKFGEYPQMLADLDNGILDLIITPEKGNNKSIEYTPFSKEIIVLVAGKNIDCAEFDRLLAKDDMPGLEQWLSAQRWYGTTGDMEHWLRFWYNNFNRRPNFKPNFIVPNLNSIVRCLSSGTGLAVIPDFLCKQELEAGDVKLIWEGRKKVENTLYFSMRKKTIYAKEIERIKEIFIKEMA comes from the coding sequence ATGGTGAATTTAGAGTGGTACCGGACTTTTAAAGCGATATATGAAACAGGCACACTCACCGGAGCGGCAGAAGCGCTGTATGTATCGCAGCCTGGTGTGAGCCTGCACTTGGGTTCGTTAGAGGCGTATGTGGGCTATAAATTGTTTGATCGTACCTCGCGCAAAATGGTGTCGACCGAACGGGGTAAGATCCTGTATAACTATATCCAGGAAGCACTGGAAAAACTGGAATCGGCCGAAAAGCATTTCCACCGCAGTACCGAAAAAGATACGCCCACCATCAGTATAGGCATGTGTTTCGAGACGTTCCAGATTACGCTGGAGCCCTACCTGGCTACGCTGCCTTTTAACGTGATCATTAAGTTTGGTGAATACCCGCAGATGTTGGCCGACCTGGATAATGGCATTCTCGACCTCATCATCACCCCGGAGAAAGGCAATAATAAAAGTATCGAATACACCCCTTTTTCTAAGGAGATCATTGTGCTGGTAGCTGGTAAGAATATTGACTGTGCCGAATTTGACAGACTATTGGCAAAAGACGATATGCCCGGTTTAGAACAATGGCTTAGTGCGCAACGCTGGTATGGCACCACCGGCGACATGGAGCACTGGCTGCGTTTTTGGTACAATAATTTTAACCGCAGACCCAACTTTAAACCCAACTTTATTGTGCCGAATTTAAATTCGATAGTACGCTGCCTGAGCAGCGGTACAGGTTTGGCCGTGATCCCCGATTTTTTATGTAAACAGGAATTAGAGGCCGGCGATGTAAAGTTGATATGGGAAGGCCGGAAAAAGGTAGAGAATACCCTCTATTTTTCGATGCGCAAGAAAACTATTTATGCGAAAGAGATTGAGCGCATCAAAGAGATTTTTATAAAGGAGATGGCGTGA